One stretch of Thermodesulfobacteriota bacterium DNA includes these proteins:
- a CDS encoding tetratricopeptide repeat protein: METHYNLGLLLRDKGSVDGAIREFEEALRIDPAFQGPRTALEELSRRGIFEMERAGH, from the coding sequence GTGGAAACGCACTATAACCTCGGCCTCCTCTTACGAGATAAGGGGAGCGTGGACGGGGCCATAAGGGAGTTCGAGGAGGCGTTAAGGATAGACCCCGCTTTTCAGGGGCCGCGCACGGCACTTGAGGAGCTTTCCAGGCGAGGTATCTTTGAAATGGAGAGAGCCGGACATTGA